AAAACATGTGTCGGAAGACATAaacaaatataaataatataccaGCCACCCTGCACCTCCTCACAGACAAGAACAAAGTAAGGAAATAACAAATATGCAtacttataaataaaaatatgacAGTGTGTATACACGAAAGCCATGACTATCGGCTTATCTTAAACTCATACACATAAATAAAAATATGCCAGTGTGTATACATGAAACCCATGACTCTCATCTTAAACTGAGATATATGCATGTTTGCGCACACACAGGCTCATTGGTGTGTCACGTGTTAGAAACAAATCAATATCAGTGCAACACTTACACGCCTCTCTGCTTGCTCTTGCTGAATTTGAAGGTCACGCTGGTTCATGTCAGCAACTGCTTTTGCCTATATGTTCAAAAATCCAAAAGTGAATCCCAGCAACAAAATATGAATAACCAAGGGCGGAGCTAGAAAAATTTTTTTGATGGGGCCAGTATTatatgaaaaaattaattaaaaaatggtTTACACTATTGTCTATCATATTATGCATTCAAAAATTGCTATAATAGAGTGCAACTAAGCTATCATTTTTTTTTGAGAGAACTAatactataaaaatttattatatatatgatatgaaatatatattttaatattttacattatctctaacataataaattatttttagaggggaccaacaattaaaataaaatgctacctatatatatatatcctaaatgctacctatatatatatatatatatatatatatatataatgattttaAAAGGCTTGGGGGGGCCAAGGCTACCCCTTGTCCCACCCTTGCCGCCGCCCCTGTGAATAACAAACTCAATTTTGGCAAAGCCCGCATGGAACTTAGGTTATATATTATAATCCAAACAGCAAACCCGCAATATCCAAAGGGTAATCTTACAGCACACTATGCTACTTAAATGAAATTTATGGCAGATGAAGTACATCAAATTTGTGATTCACAACCACTGAATTATTGAGCATATATAcctggggaaaaaaaaaaaaactctttgtGCGCAGCATAattctccttttcttttttagTTCTGTCATTCATTGGAAATTTTTGTTTCACCATTAAATTAATGAAGCTTAAAATCCAGATAACTAAAGAACTGCTTTCAGATAATACAAGAACCAAAAAATAACATAATCCATCCAAGATCATACGCCTAGTTACATCTAAGGAAAAGTGAGTGACAAGAGGGAAAACACACACCACTCGATCCTGGGTCCTCTGGTGTTGGCCCAATCTGGCTCTTTGTCTTTCTTCACTTTCCCCTTCAACTTCCTCAAATTCTCCAAATGACAAAGGATCTTTGCAAACAATAGTCATAATATTAGAGAGAAAAGATATGCATCAAAAGATAATCTGCAATGCTACAAATGAAAGTCAATTTGGAACCAACCTCCAAATATTGAAGAAAAATCATCAACTATATTTGTTGTAGAAGAACCTTTCCTTATGCTGGATGAGACACCATTAGACTTTCTCTGGGCTACTGCACCCTCTCCTTTGTTGTTTATCTTTGCATCAAATAAAGGATCCTAACAGATGCAGAAGGAATCAGATTATCAGATAAAATATGCTGCTGGCATTGCATAAATCATTTACTTTATAATTTATCTCAACTGTCTCACCGAAGTTGTAGTCCTTGACTTTGGTACATTGCTGGATCGAGAACCCACACCAAAAAAGGATTCTAGATCATCTGCACTCTTTTGGTGATTCTTCTGTGCAGAATCTTCAGCTTCTTTATATTTACTTGCTTTTGCAGTTTGTCTCTCCCTTGCTCCCCTTGAGCATATATTGACATTATTTTGCATCCTGCCCATAGCAAAACCTTCAAGTTCATCTATGGAAGATACATTTGAACCTTTAACTGCTCATGAAGTATTGCACTATTAATGTTATGACAAGAATAAGAAAAGGAAGAGTTTCATGTTGACCCATTATTTCCATTTAAGAATGCAAAATAACCTTTGTTACTCTTCAACACTTGTCCTGGTTTTGGAGGGGGCCTTCGTGCAGAGATGTTTGATGAACCAAGTCGATTTGTGCTTCCCGAAAGGTTGAACTTACTGAATTCTTCCAGTGGGTCTGTAAATGTCAATTTTGTTGTGGTTGAAGTTGATTCTAATATTACAAAAGGGTCATCTGCTGAGGTGAATGCCAATTCATTCATCCCTGTATTTGCTCTGGCAAAAAGGGTAATGACAATAGTAAAGGCATATATTTTTGAGCCATAACAATACAGTGAAAGGGTCATCCTGATAACATCTAAAGGACAAAATTAGACTGACCAGTTAACTCACTAATACATTTTGGAAGTTTAAGGTAAGAGAAATCGGTTGACCAGTTACAAAAATACCTCTGGATCAAAATTTAGGGAATTAAGCTACCATCTGAGActctggcaaaaaaaaaaaaaacactctaCCACCTCAGAGTTTTTGAGTGTAAGTGTGACAAACAGTCCCCTAAGTTACTTGCAAGGCTAATATGAGACATTGATTGAATAAGAAAATGCAGAAAATTGGACATAATACGGTGCAAGACACACATAAAGCGTTTGAAGGAAACCTAACTAAATTCTCcatcttttttaataatttatataagaaCAAATGATTCATGCATTCTAACCAAGTTGATACATTCAACAAACAAAACCAAAATGGTGAATTGAAGAACCAACTGGAGATTTCTTAATTGGCACATTAGGACATATTTTCAGGTGAACATCATGAGTTCAACACCACGGGAAAAATCCCAAAGAACCAAAATCGCACAAAACACACATACTATCGCACCCCCATTCAGAGAAGAGAGAGTCATAAATGATgctccaaaatacaaaagacaggCTACAAAATATGGGGTTCAAAAAAGCATGCAATAGATACGTTCTGGCTCTAGACTTAAACATCATATCACCCACGCTATAGAATAAACTCACTCCACTGCAAAAATGTAAAGAGTGGCTGCTTTTAGCAAATGTATGTGATGTCATAAAAATAAGGATAATACTACTACAGTAAGGCATGGAGAAGACTATAACAGCTAATCCAAAATATTATATGTCGAATCAGGCAGCTACTCAATCAAGAAAACTTTCATAAAAAAAGCTGACAATCTAATTGCCTTTATCCTTGAAGTAAAAGGAACTTCATACACAGAAGATTCATGAATAAGAAATTTTGCTTATAATAAATGGCATGCATTTGCTTCAATACAATCCACAGAACAATGCGGAACATCACAATGAACTCCCATCACAATTCTCGTACGTCATTAAATTTAATCAGAACCCTTCTCTTAAAGTAATTAAGTTCCCTGATAATCCAAAAGCTAATCCTTCTCccggaaataaataaaaatattaataaactaaAGCATTGGCATTTAACAAATAAAACAAAACAATCAATTAACTAATCAGTGAAATAAAACTTTCATAGAACACACAGTCACATGCCCCTCCTTTGATAAGTTGCTTGAACCAAACCCAGGTATCAAAGCATCAAAACCTGCAGATCCATTCCGGCTTTCTTCGTTTTTCCGCCAAAGGTCCCAAGCAAGTCATCAATCGGTGCAGTTTGCTTCGGCTTAGAGGCAAAGGACCCAAAAATATCATCGTTATAAATGGAATTCGAGCTGTTGAACCCACCCAATATATCGCCATCAGATGACAATTTAGCACTCGAGTAATTAGAATTAGAGAATATGGAATCGTAATCAAAAGAAGACCCAGGGCCATTCTTAGTCGTTTGCCTTGAGTTATTTTGGAAGACACCAAAATGTCAAAACCATCATCTAAACCACCAAACTTCAGGGATTTTTGACTGCTATAAAGAGTTTCATGATCATAAAAAAAATACCCATTAACTGAATTGGAATTTTGGGAAGATCTCGAAGAATATGAAGACGAGTTTTGGTCTAAGATTGAATTTGAAGCGAAATTTCGGGCTCGGGCACTGGTGGTGTTATTGGGTGGTTTCCAAGCGGCCATCCGAGCCAATTTGCCTTGCTGTTTTAATCCAAAACTCTCTGTTAAGACACCAACCTCGTCCATATTAAGAAACAACACAAACGAAGCTATATATTTGAGCTATAAACAAAAGACTTTGAAACGATTTAACTGTTCAGAACATAAATTTCAGAAAAAAGGCGCTTGTGTTTGATCTAGTAACAGAAACAGAATATAAAAATGCACAGAAGCTAATGAAACTTAAATGAATTGAAGCAAAGAAAAGGACATTTGAAAACAGAGAGTTGCTTTTTCTTTTGTTCTTGTTAATTGTTTTGTTTGTttgaaatgaatgaaaatgagaaggaaaataaaaggcGGGAGTTGAATGATAAAGAAAAATGGAGGAGAAAAAAATTTTCCGGGATCTTGTAAGAGGAAATTTCGATTTCAGGGTTCTCTCTCCCTCGCACCCTGTTCTGTGTGGTCGTTGGTGCGGAAGCAGTAGCGGGTCAATGTATCCCATTTTTATAGGaaaaaaaatgtaatttattaaataaaaataaatcattcatgttaattttatatatatatatatatatatatatatatatatatatatatatatatatatatataatttgttcaCCAGTGGGGTTAATTTACATTAATGTTATAAATTGTTTTTATGAGATAAGAAAATGATtttggaaaaataaaataaaataaaatttaagattccaataaatgatataaaaaaaaaaaagacaacttGTTACGTACTTGGGAGCCAAAGAAATAATTTCATGAACTTGCTTTTTGCAGGCATGGCTGTGTCTATGCGACTGTAGTCCATTTCAATTCCAGGCAACAGATAACTCTTGGAAATCTCACGGAAACCTCCAGCTTTTGGTTCTCTTCTTCTCCCCCCGGGTCTTAACCTTTGACCAACAACAAATTTGCCATTTTTCTGACTATGACGAGCCTGCCATTGTTGATTCCTTTTAACTGCTCCACCAAATAACTCCAACTTTATATGCTTCTTGTTTTTGCTATTCCTCCATTACCCTGGACGACAATACCACAAATGAACTGAACATGGGCAACAATTTTTTCTCTTCctcctttctctttttcttcttcttcatttcctccattgattCCAGTTCAGCCTCTTCTTCTTGTCCGTTTGATCTCAGCTATGTTGAAACCACCCCATGGGACTCCTCTGCGTGTCGCAAGCCTGATGAGGGACATTGCTGCTTCACTCTTCTCAGCCTTTTTGGCATGGGAATAGCCCAGCATCTTAGAGAGACCTCCATGTTTCAACTGCCTAATTCAAATGCTTCCTCTTCTTGCCTCTCTGATTTTCATGCCAAGCTTTCTGCTATGTCCATTGACCCATCATTAGTCCCTTTCTGCTTCAACAACTCTAATCAATTTGTTGTTAACGCTTCTAGTTGTGTTGGAATTGTTACTACCCGAGATTGGACGGAGAAAGTAGGTCCAATAACCTCTTTGCAGACGTCTTGTAAAGGAGATGTTTCGGGACTCGCCCAGTGCAGCTCATGTCTTGATGCTGGCCAAAAGGTGACTTCCCAGTTAATGGGTCTAGACCCAAATGCCAATTCAAAATGCTTTTACTTCACTTGTTTGTATGCTGCTGCAATTGTTAATGAGTTTGGTCCTATGGATCCTAGAACAGCTGGTTGTATGCTAGGCTTGCCATTGACAGGCTCATCAATTAAAAATCGATCCAAAAAATTCAGCAAAGATAGATCTCTCAAATTGGTTTTCGCATTCACAGGTGCTGTCATTGGTGCTTTACTTGCTTTTGGACTAATTCTTTGGTACAGGAGATGGCATAAGAAGAGGAAGCTTAATGCTTCACATGAGCATTATGCGAGCAGTTTCAGGGCCAGTGTGTTGCCTAACTCTGGTGCAAAATGGTTTAACTTATCAGAACTTGAACGAGCTACTAATGGATTTTCGCAGAGGAATTTCATTGGACAAGGCACATATGGGCTTGTGTACAAAGGCAATCTAGCAGATGGAACTACAGTTGCAGTGAAACAAATGCAGGATTTGGATTCACGGGGAGATGAAGAATTCTCCAATGAGGTTGAGATTATAAGCAAAATTAGGCATAGGAATCTTCTTTCTCTTCGAGGGTGCTGCGTTACAAGCGATATCTTGAAAGGTAAAAGGAGATATCTTGTTTATGATTTTATGTCTAATGGTAGTCTCAGTGACCATTTGTCCAGCAACCAAAGCAGGAAGCAATTGACTTGGCCTCAGAGAAAAAACATTATCCTGGACGTGGCCAAAGGACTTGCTTACCTGCACTATGGTCTCAAACCTGCAATTTATCACCGAGACATCAAGACAACAAACATACTATTGGACCTGGAAATGAAAGCAAAAGTTGCAGATTTCGGGTTGGCTAAGCAAAGCTTGGAAGGTCAGTCACATGTCAGCACAAGGGTGCAAGGTACACATGGCTATTTAGCACCTGAGTATGCTCTATATGGTCACTTAACAGAGAAAAGTGATGTATATAGCTTTGGAATTGTGATTCTTGAAATTATGAGCGGAAGAAAGGTGCTTGATACATCAAATTCTTCATTTCTTTTGATTACGGATTGGGCATGGACACTAGCAAAATCTGGAAATATAGAGCAAATATTTGATGAGTCGATAAGGGAGCAGGGACCAAAGGGGGTGATGGAAAGATTTGTTCTTGTTGGGATTCTCTGTGCACATGTAATGGTGGCATTTAGACCTACCACTGCAAATGCTCTTAGAATGTTAGAGGGTGATATTGACATCCCAACATTACCTGACCGACCAATGCCGCTCAGCCATGAAGCATTTAGATCCTCTTTCTAGTGTAATGATAGTTCAACAGCAATTGAAAGATCAAAAATCAATAGCAGTTCCAGTATAAGCATAGTGTAGATCATAGAACAGTCTCTGCAGGGATAAGATTAATTAAATGAAAGTTCTTGGATTTGATCAATATTTGTTTGTTCAGAAAGTTTGAAATTTACAATCTCCAGCCAACCTTGaaatcaaattttcaaatcaGACATTCAAAGATGGCTAGTCCATGTATTTTTTTTCGTTGTactcataattttaaattattttcatacTATAACAATCAAAGATAGAAGGCAATGTTATTGGAAAAGAGAACAATTAAccatatttgctatgaatattcaattaaacacagtttataaatatattctttttttaattttgaatgatttaaaattgtaattatattaataaaaattgagATTTTTAATCGACGATTTTTGACTTTTTTGAAGATTAATCTCTTCGGGATTCTTGGTTATTTCTTTCAACAATGCTTTTTTAATGAGTCTTACCACTACACTCGAGATTTGTTGATCAATTTTTAGCTTAAATgggtaaaaatatatatatattttttgaatttatatatatatatttatcttgcgtgaaaaaatcaatttttttctttttctttttaaattttaaatttcaactcTCTAATTAAGTGAGACAAATGTAACGATggaaaagaaaaagcaaaaatAATATGATGGtaaatgtatttttttaatataaaaaattagatAAATTTAAACAATTGTCTCTGAACTTATACGGTTGTAATATTATAGTttttcaactttaaaatgtaacataaaaccccataaactttcaaattttacacagtaaaattcctctaactttcaattattgatttttcagttagaaactaatATGAACAGCTCCCACAATTATTCTGTTTATAGAAAggagaatgattcaatttacatatgagttgagagagaaaagagaaatactaacTAAACTCCATACTGAAACTGTCAAAGTCaacagcgtctaactgaaaaatcggTGATTAGATATAAGATTTTATTGTGCAAAATATAAAAGTTGATaggattttatgttacatttttaaattgaatgattaTAATATTACAATTAGATAAGTTTAGAGAtggttattaaaatttatcaaaagactaaaaaaggAACTTTCATTCTCTCATCTATTACTTTGCATATGAATTATTTTCTAATAATGCACAAAGGATAAATGTAACAAATACTACGTCGTTTCACACCAGGCAAAACGCTTTTATGAATGCGCTCTCTGTGGCATCAGATGGTTCGTTGAACTGCATCTGGAAGACGACGTTCCAAGCCTCTCTCTTTCTGGTAAGTTAACTTTGTTTCGATGTCTCTCTCTACTGCTTCTTGTTGTTCAAATTGCTCAATTGGAGCGattcattttaaaaattttttcagCACGGGGGGAGTGTTCCTTCCTTcccagaagaagaagaaaaagttcTCTTCTGTTTCAGTTCCTTTCCAATCTATTAGCTTGCTGTTATTCATATATATATTTCCAGCTTAAGATGTTACTTGTGTTTGTATAATTTGGCTATATACAAGTGCTTACCACATTGAATGTTGAGCTTTGGTTTTAAACTGTGTGGTACCTGTTCGATAAAAGACCTCAATCAATTTTTATAAAATGGGTATGGAGGGAATTGATGCCTCTGAATTTCAGAAAATTGCTGATGATTCTGCAGTGATGTAATGGTCAACTATAAACTTTGTACGGTGTAGGCCAGATAATTTTTGAAATAACTTGCTGTAAAATGTGGCCTGGGATGAACTACCTAGCTTTTCATAATTTTACCTTGTAATTTGGTATATgtaacaaattttaattttaaatttttgggtttcagtcgTATTTTTGTAACAGACTAGTTTTGTGGCTGCCCTGCTTTTTCAGGTAGAGATTGCTGATCCTCTGTTTGTTTCCTTGATATGAGTAGAATTATTaaacattcaaacaatttatctTCAGGATGGTGTATGTTAGCAAGAAGGTACAGTTCAAGTAAACCCACCACTGAAATCTCAGATGCAACAAAAAAGATATGTAAAATCATGATGTCCTCCCCAGCAGTAACTCTTGATACTGCCCTTGACCAAAATGGTATTAGGGTCTCACCAGAAATAGTTGAGGATGTCCTCAAGAAATTTGAGAATGCTGGTATGGTGGCTTATCGATTCTTTGAATGGGCAGAGAAGCAACAGCATTATACACATAGTATTAGGGCTTATCACACAATGATAGAGTCTCTGGCCAAAATAAGGCAGTATCAGATCATGTGGGATCTTGTAAATGAGATGAGGAGAAAGAGAATGCTAAATGTTGAAACATTCTGTATCATTATGAGAAAGTATGCTAGGGCTCAAAAGCTGGAGGAAGCTGTTTACACTTTTAATGTCATGGAAAAGTACGATGTGCCCCCAAACTTAGTGGCATTCAATGGCTTGCTTAGTGCTTTATGCAAATCTAAGAATGTGAGGAAAGCTCAAGAGATTTTTGACCTTATGAAGGAACAATTTGTCCCTGACTCAAAAACGTACAGTATCTTGATTGAGGGATGGGGAAAGGCTCCAAATCTGCCCAAGGCAAGGGAAATTTTCAGAGAGATGGTTGACGCAGGTTGCCAGCCTGATATCGTGACTTATGGTATCATGGTGGATGTTCTTTGCAAGGCTGGAAGGGTTGATGAAGCCCTTGGAATTATCAAGGAAATGGATTCCATGGATTTTAAGCCAACATCATTTATTTACAGTATTCTGGTTCACACATATGGGATAGAAAACCAGATAGAAGATGCTGTTGATACATTCCTAAGGATGGAAAAGAATGGAATCAAAGCTGATGTGGTTGTATATAATGCTCTGATTGGCGCTTTCTGTAAAGTAAACAAGTTTAAGAATGTGTACAGGGTCTTGAATGAGATGGATTGCAAGGGTGTGAAACCCAATTCAAGAACATTAAATATCATTATGAATGGTTTAATTGGCCGTCAAGAGACTGATGAGGCTTTCAGGGTGTTCCGCAGGATGAGCAGGCTATGTGAACCAGATGCAGACACATTTACTATGATGATAAAAATGTTCTGTGAAAGGTATGAGTTGCAGAATGCTCTTAAGGTGTGGAAATATATGCAAAAGAAGCAATTTGTTCCAAGCATGCACACTTTTTCAGTGCTCATAAATAGCCTATGTGACATGGGTGATGTTTCTCAGGCTTGTGTCTTGTTAGAAGATATGATAGAAAAAGGAATTCGGCCTCCAGGCAAGACATTTGGAAGGTTAAGGCATTTGCTTATAAAGGAAGGAAGAGAAGATGTATTGAAATTTCTTCAGGAGAAAATCAACATCCTGGTCAAGGAGCCCTTATGGGATTGATGAACCATGTTCAATGAACTAAAAGGCCATACATTATGTTGATCCAGCCGTGAGAAGATTATTCATGGACTTTAACAGCAAAGATCAGTTTGTGCAGGTCGTTTTTTTCCTTTACCCTTAATTTTTGGGTCACGTTGTTATTTCTGGATTTCCATGCTTGCTTAACCTCCATTGTCTAAACTGTAAGTTTAGCATTTTTTTAGGTTACAGTAATACTCTTTAGAACTGTGGGATCATAGAATCCTTGTGCCCTTTTAAGACATGGAAGCTTAATAGAGGTTACGGTAATAAGTTTAGCTTTCGGCTGGTTCTTTGAGTTAGGACCCATGTGTTGTGTATTTGTACTATTGGGCTGAGcaagccttttttttttattaatgaataTGTATATCTAttcgcaaaaaaaaaaaaaaaaaaatggatcactcaaataattcactgaaagtggACTTGAATTTGCAGGGACAACTGATGTAGGGAAATGAAGCTGATAAAGAGTCCAAGAATTCTTCTTTGAtcttccatcaaggaaaacatgCTACTGCTGGAAGTGCCACATGGAAGAAGAGGTTTGGCAGCTCTAGTGATGCGGCAAAAGAACTCCAGTGCTATGGACTAATGGGAAAACAATAAGGGATGAAAATTTTCCTCGTGACACAGTGAATATGTAATTTGTGGTGAGGCAAATTGAGGCTCCCTAGAAGCCGTGCCTTTTCTCAAAGCGAAATCGATTGTATAGCTTACACATACCTGTTAAAAGAGGTGTGGAATTTGGTTTTATTTATCTAAGTTGGCCATTTGATTTGATTactttttatgaagttatttatattcatcaatcaataaatattcattgaAAAATTATTAACAATTAGTTTAGCCCTTTGCGTTTCATTGTAATGGAGAGATAGGGATGGAGGTTAGATATTTTGGATATTCAATGGATACGGATTCGAGTAATAtataatttagaaaataatatttatattgaatttttattgaatttaaattttattgttgaatattattttttaaactttcatttatatcaataaataaataattaattatatatatatatatatttctttattatttataatttttattttatattttaaatattatatagaattattatattttaaaaatataaattattaataaaaatattttttatttataattattaattaaaatatataaaattaaataaattcaatatTATAGGAGTAATTATAATAAGATTCGAAGAAAGTTaagaataaattataattgaatttaaaataaattttgatattaaaaatattaattatattaaattataggTTGTCATCACTTTGAGggactaattttaaaatttttattt
This is a stretch of genomic DNA from Hevea brasiliensis isolate MT/VB/25A 57/8 chromosome 12, ASM3005281v1, whole genome shotgun sequence. It encodes these proteins:
- the LOC110632645 gene encoding auxilin-related protein 2, which translates into the protein MTLSLYCYGSKIYAFTIVITLFARANTGMNELAFTSADDPFVILESTSTTTKLTFTDPLEEFSKFNLSGSTNRLGSSNISARRPPPKPGQVLKSNKVKGSNVSSIDELEGFAMGRMQNNVNICSRGARERQTAKASKYKEAEDSAQKNHQKSADDLESFFGVGSRSSNVPKSRTTTSDPLFDAKINNKGEGAVAQRKSNGVSSSIRKGSSTTNIVDDFSSIFGDPLSFGEFEEVEGESEERQRARLGQHQRTQDRVAKAVADMNQRDLQIQQEQAERRRIADKVDAEMKRWAAGKEGNMRALLSSLQHVLWPECGWEPVSLTDLITSASVKKVYRKATLCVHPDKVQQKGATLEQKYTAEKVFDILEEAWNKFNKEELSYKPFNDSSC
- the LOC131171326 gene encoding uncharacterized protein LOC131171326; its protein translation is MDEVGVLTESFGLKQQGKLARMAAWKPPNNTTSARARNFASNSILDQNSSSYSSRSSQNSNSVNGYFFYDHETLYSSQKSLKFGGLDDGFDILVSSKITQGKRLRMALGLLLITIPYSLILITRVLNCHLMAIYWVGSTARIPFITMIFLGPLPLSRSKLHRLMTCLGPLAEKRRKPEWICRF
- the LOC110632639 gene encoding probable receptor-like protein kinase At1g11050 translates to MGNNFFSSSFLFFFFFISSIDSSSASSSCPFDLSYVETTPWDSSACRKPDEGHCCFTLLSLFGMGIAQHLRETSMFQLPNSNASSSCLSDFHAKLSAMSIDPSLVPFCFNNSNQFVVNASSCVGIVTTRDWTEKVGPITSLQTSCKGDVSGLAQCSSCLDAGQKVTSQLMGLDPNANSKCFYFTCLYAAAIVNEFGPMDPRTAGCMLGLPLTGSSIKNRSKKFSKDRSLKLVFAFTGAVIGALLAFGLILWYRRWHKKRKLNASHEHYASSFRASVLPNSGAKWFNLSELERATNGFSQRNFIGQGTYGLVYKGNLADGTTVAVKQMQDLDSRGDEEFSNEVEIISKIRHRNLLSLRGCCVTSDILKGKRRYLVYDFMSNGSLSDHLSSNQSRKQLTWPQRKNIILDVAKGLAYLHYGLKPAIYHRDIKTTNILLDLEMKAKVADFGLAKQSLEGQSHVSTRVQGTHGYLAPEYALYGHLTEKSDVYSFGIVILEIMSGRKVLDTSNSSFLLITDWAWTLAKSGNIEQIFDESIREQGPKGVMERFVLVGILCAHVMVAFRPTTANALRMLEGDIDIPTLPDRPMPLSHEAFRSSF
- the LOC110632651 gene encoding pentatricopeptide repeat-containing protein At1g77360, mitochondrial isoform X3; translated protein: MSRIIKHSNNLSSGWCMLARRYSSSKPTTEISDATKKICKIMMSSPAVTLDTALDQNGIRVSPEIVEDVLKKFENAGMVAYRFFEWAEKQQHYTHSIRAYHTMIESLAKIRQYQIMWDLVNEMRRKRMLNVETFCIIMRKYARAQKLEEAVYTFNVMEKYDVPPNLVAFNGLLSALCKSKNVRKAQEIFDLMKEQFVPDSKTYSILIEGWGKAPNLPKAREIFREMVDAGCQPDIVTYGIMVDVLCKAGRVDEALGIIKEMDSMDFKPTSFIYSILVHTYGIENQIEDAVDTFLRMEKNGIKADVVVYNALIGAFCKVNKFKNVYRVLNEMDCKGVKPNSRTLNIIMNGLIGRQETDEAFRVFRRMSRLCEPDADTFTMMIKMFCERLVSC
- the LOC110632651 gene encoding pentatricopeptide repeat-containing protein At1g77360, mitochondrial isoform X1, giving the protein MSRIIKHSNNLSSGWCMLARRYSSSKPTTEISDATKKICKIMMSSPAVTLDTALDQNGIRVSPEIVEDVLKKFENAGMVAYRFFEWAEKQQHYTHSIRAYHTMIESLAKIRQYQIMWDLVNEMRRKRMLNVETFCIIMRKYARAQKLEEAVYTFNVMEKYDVPPNLVAFNGLLSALCKSKNVRKAQEIFDLMKEQFVPDSKTYSILIEGWGKAPNLPKAREIFREMVDAGCQPDIVTYGIMVDVLCKAGRVDEALGIIKEMDSMDFKPTSFIYSILVHTYGIENQIEDAVDTFLRMEKNGIKADVVVYNALIGAFCKVNKFKNVYRVLNEMDCKGVKPNSRTLNIIMNGLIGRQETDEAFRVFRRMSRLCEPDADTFTMMIKMFCERYELQNALKVWKYMQKKQFVPSMHTFSVLINSLCDMGDVSQACVLLEDMIEKGIRPPGKTFGRLRHLLIKEGREDVLKFLQEKINILVKEPLWD
- the LOC110632651 gene encoding pentatricopeptide repeat-containing protein At1g77360, mitochondrial isoform X2; this encodes MLARRYSSSKPTTEISDATKKICKIMMSSPAVTLDTALDQNGIRVSPEIVEDVLKKFENAGMVAYRFFEWAEKQQHYTHSIRAYHTMIESLAKIRQYQIMWDLVNEMRRKRMLNVETFCIIMRKYARAQKLEEAVYTFNVMEKYDVPPNLVAFNGLLSALCKSKNVRKAQEIFDLMKEQFVPDSKTYSILIEGWGKAPNLPKAREIFREMVDAGCQPDIVTYGIMVDVLCKAGRVDEALGIIKEMDSMDFKPTSFIYSILVHTYGIENQIEDAVDTFLRMEKNGIKADVVVYNALIGAFCKVNKFKNVYRVLNEMDCKGVKPNSRTLNIIMNGLIGRQETDEAFRVFRRMSRLCEPDADTFTMMIKMFCERYELQNALKVWKYMQKKQFVPSMHTFSVLINSLCDMGDVSQACVLLEDMIEKGIRPPGKTFGRLRHLLIKEGREDVLKFLQEKINILVKEPLWD